In a single window of the Bacillus clarus genome:
- a CDS encoding GyrI-like domain-containing protein: MQEPIIVKKEAFQAIGVSTTTTNEKESSTDGKIPQLWNHYYKEQIMNQIPNQQTTKTLAFYSNYESDETGTYTYTIGMPVSSLEEIPENMTSLTISAATYAVFTTRKGPMSEVIYETWQHIWTWSKENKRAFTADFELYDERAMDPNNVQVDIYIALA; encoded by the coding sequence ATGCAAGAACCTATTATCGTAAAAAAAGAAGCTTTTCAAGCAATCGGCGTTTCTACTACAACGACAAATGAAAAAGAATCATCCACTGACGGAAAGATCCCTCAATTATGGAATCACTACTATAAAGAACAAATTATGAATCAAATTCCGAATCAACAAACAACAAAAACTTTAGCGTTTTATTCAAACTATGAGTCCGATGAAACGGGTACATATACGTATACAATAGGCATGCCTGTCTCATCATTAGAAGAAATTCCTGAAAATATGACATCCTTAACAATATCTGCCGCTACATATGCGGTATTCACAACGCGAAAAGGTCCCATGTCAGAAGTAATTTATGAAACTTGGCAACATATTTGGACATGGTCAAAAGAAAACAAACGAGCTTTCACAGCCGACTTTGAACTTTATGACGAAAGAGCGATGGATCCAAATAATGTTCAAGTCGATATTTATATTGCGTTAGCGTGA